DNA from Pseudomonas putida:
TCTCGGGGAAGTCCAACCACAGCACATGCCTGGGTGCGACAGGATATTCGGCTCAGATGACGTATTGCCGAGCAGCGCGGTGTGGGTATCGCGGGACAGGGCTCACTCGATTTCGAATAAACCGTTGCTGATCGGCCCTGCCTTCAGACGCTCGCGCACGTCGTCATCGATGCGTGGGTCGTCCGGGCGGTACAGCTTGACCTGGCGGTAGGCATTGATGCGGTTGATCTCCTCGCCCAAGTACTCCCAGACCACGCGGGTGCAGGCCGGATTGCGCCGGTCCCCACTGGAGACTCCGGTCTTCAAGCCGTTCAGACGGGTGATACGGCTCTTGAAGCTGGGGATGAGCACGGTCTGGCTCATCTCGTTGAGCGTCAGCGACTCGTAGTCGATCAGAAAGACCCGGTCCTGCAGTTGGAAAGCCGCACCCAGGTAGCGGCAGCGCACCTCCGCGTGCAAGTCGGTGGCCGTGGAGCGCTCCTGTCGCTCCTGGCGCTCGAACAGAAAGCTGCCGCGCTCCTCCCAGAGGTGCACCAGCGACACCAGGATCGAGCCCGGGACCGACATGC
Protein-coding regions in this window:
- a CDS encoding helix-turn-helix domain-containing protein, which translates into the protein MGDHFAINLKLACSHYRSISEVCRQLSINRAQFNKYLSGQSRPTAYNLKRIGDFFGVEEYELGLPPEQFARLIGARNLSAESGPQNDPISELFKPLHAHAGNLSRYCGYYFEYSNCMSVPGSILVSLVHLWEERGSFLFERQERQERSTATDLHAEVRCRYLGAAFQLQDRVFLIDYESLTLNEMSQTVLIPSFKSRITRLNGLKTGVSSGDRRNPACTRVVWEYLGEEINRINAYRQVKLYRPDDPRIDDDVRERLKAGPISNGLFEIE